The Culex quinquefasciatus strain JHB chromosome 2, VPISU_Cqui_1.0_pri_paternal, whole genome shotgun sequence genome contains the following window.
TGGGAGATTTCTACCACTTGAAGTAGTGTATGCACTTGGTAAGAAACCAGtcaaggaaaatttcaaatgggcaacaacagcagcgaaagcaagccagagatggTGTAGAAAACCCCCCAAAAAATCGCTtcgttgttctgctgttcgtaaaaatGTTTCTTGACTCCTTTCCTTTTCGAGCTGCATACTGGCCCTGTGTCCTAAATAGTTCCTTAGTAACTTTTTATAATGACGAAACCattaatgtaaacaaacagtctatcccaCTTGCTCTGGTGACAGTTATCGTTTGGTTATCGTTGTGTAAGAGTgggatagagttatctacgtggtTTACCACGTGCACCaccacagctgattttgacagacgaatcattctactcgatttgcctaagtatgcgtgttaattttgttacgaactaacacactctcgcgcgtggatatctctatcgagctgtcaaatcgcaacatggagttaaactttctgtgcagttgctgtgaagcttaccaaggcttttcaaaaagtttaactccatgttgcacgcacacactctcacttttaatttctcgataggccAGCAAAATGAAATGGTACCCTAATGTGCGAACGCGTAATACAGAGTTATCTatgtgcgcatgtattgcgtgtacgtacacgaggttaaattttgtaccggcaagcaaaacaaatggtgtgctagtgtgtgtgagatcgggcttagattgCTCTATAGAGCAATTAatatggtacaaattttaacctaaaaacccttcgtgtacaaacacgcaatacatgcgcacgtagataactctatagatcgggctatagagttatctaagcctgctctcacgcacactagcacgccatttgttttgctggacggtacaaaatttaacctcaatctatttcgtgtacgtacacgcaatacatgcgcacgtagataactctatagagctttctgagcccgatctcacacacactagcgatcgagaaattaaaagtgagagtgtgtgcgtgcaacatggagttaaactttttgaaaagccttggtaagcttcacagcaactgcacagaaagtttaactccatgttgcgatttgacagctcgatagagatatccacgcgcgagagtgtgttagttcgtaacaaaattgacacgcatacttaggcaaatcgagtagaatgatttgtctgtcaaaatcagctgtggtggtgcacgtggtaaacagctggtttttacaggcgattgatctactcgaaaatagtatctaatctaatctaatctaatctaatcagaccctagcgcagccaatctttcgaagggatcctggagagtgccttaggttagatgacgcctagcactcttcttgtcatttattaacatttgtagtgcgccattgcattagaatgcattgaaacatcacaagcgttaaaccggccaggcctactgcgtaaagccgtatcgcagagatgactcgtaattgggttgagtttgagcactgagtgttcgaacaacaacacaattctgaatcgacaggggaggaagaagcgtggggacacaccaccatacgctccgagatttttggttgtattcgttgggagcaccatgctaagaaggtttggtactccgggaccctctgggatgggacattttatttccacgaatgccctggacactatttgccgtggttatagcgccataactcgctctctgtaacagtagtcCTAATTCCAGTTCAAGCTCACCAAGTCattcatggcctagtggttagcatttttgcttaccaatccaaaggacggaggatcgaaccccgcctcgagcgactttgatttttcgttcatattcatcattttcaaatttatgtgttcttaactttctcgttgggagcagatgggaatcgaacccagaaccattcgcttacaaagcgaacaccgtaaccagtcagccacggccgctcctgatTGATCTACTCGAAAATAGTATAAACAAAATCtaagctatctaagcccgatctcacgcacactttgtttttgctggcgagtacaaattttaacctaaaaacccttcgtgttTGTACTATCCGAccgtcaaataaataaatgaaacaagCAATTACCTTCTGATACCAAATCGCCGTTTATTCTCCGCGTGTTCTCCTATCCGATCAATCCTCTTCCCCCCTGTGTCTGACAGTTTCCCCTAacgctctccctctctctctcttaccTCGAGCACGTCAGGGACGTACTCAGTTCCCACATCTCCCCTTTTTTCACGAAGAAACATAGTCAGCCCATCTGGCTGGCTTTTTAAGCGGTCGTATTGACTTCCTCGGTTGTTCCGGTTCCGGTTCCTCGCTGTCCACAAATACTTGGAGTTCGTCGCCAACGATCGGATTGCTGTGGCCGATATCCCCCGCTCGCACGTCAACGGAGTTCTCCACAGCCCCGGCCTCGCATGTGAACTCATCTTCAGCAACAGGCTTTCCGATCCGTTTTAGGTGTGCGACGTTTCGTTCAAAAGATTTGCCGCTGCTCGAGTCGTGGATCGTCGCCCTAGGTCCATCGCGCGACACCACTGTGTACTCCGTCGGACTGAATGTCGTAGTCAGCTTGTTCCCAGGTAGAAGATTCTGCATTAGGACGGTGTCCCCGGTGCTGATAGATGATCTCCGTGCATTACGGCGGGCGTCCTCGTTCTCTTTCCCTTTTTGTTTTAGGATGCGATCTCGATCGGCCTCTTCTGTGTTCAACGGGACACCATCGATATCACTGATCGCCGGAATCTTCGAGCGGATCGTCCGGCCATACATCATTTCGGTTGGTGTCTTTCCGGTGGTCGAGTGCGGAGTAGTGTAATACATGACCAGATACTCCCGTAGATCCTGCTTCCAATCTCTATTCAGGGCGTGGCTGATCTTCAACCTCTTCAGCAACGATCGATTCTGCTTCTCCACTAGACCGTTCTCCTGTGGCCAATACGGAGCCGAATGATTCAGGTAGATGCCGTGCGTCTTGCAGTACTCTTGGATTTCTACACCGACGAACTGCTTGGCGTTGTCTAGCGTTATCGTTTGTGGGTACCCCAGCCGTGTGAAGATCTTGTCGAGTCTAAGCACCGTTTCCTTTGCAGTTATCTTCGCCATCAGCTCTACTTCCTTGTATCGACTGTAATAGTCGATGACGACCAGTTTCCGGTGCGAATACACTGTTTGACTGCCTCTAGTATCGAGTCCGACTTGGTAGCCTGATCGAGTTCATGGATGTCAATTGCGACTGACTGGCATACTGCAAGTATCATGAACTGGTTGACCGTGTCAAAATCCTCAGATGACGAGTGCTGAACTAGACGCGACAGCGGATCGGCAATATTTCCCGCTCCCTTCCGATACTTGACGTGGAACCGGAAAGATTGGAGTCGAAGCAGCCAGCGCTCGATTCTGGCACATGGTCTGGAGGTAGGCTGAAAAATCGTCTCCAGAGGTTTGTGATCGGTTTCTAATTCGAAACTTCGTCCGATCAGATAAACGGTGAACTTCTCCACACTCCAAACCAGCGCGAGCGCTTCTTTTTCGGTTTGACAGTGCGCTCGGTTTCTGTCAGGCTCTTGCTTGCATACGCGATTGGTCGAGGGAAGTCGTCTGTTTCGTCGCCGAACTGGATCAAAACCGCGCCCAAAGCGACCGGCGACGCGTCCGCGATCACTCTTGTCCTCAAAGAGTTGTCGAAAAAGTATAGCAATTTCACGTTTGAGATCATAGCCTTCAACAGCAAAAAGGCTTCCTGTTGCTCCTTGCCCCAGTTGAATTTAACACCGGAATGGGTCAGCTGACGAAGTGGAGCCGTAACCGTTGCAAGATCTGGGAGGAAGCGGCCGATGTATGTCACCAATCCTAAAAAGCTCCGTACTtctgatcagtagtgcggtgcctgtgtggacgcgcagtcctgttttttcgtgttattttccgtctcttttatgtcgctgttcgagtgcatggggtgattggtcattataaataaataatggcatcagtagtgcggtgcctgtgttgacgcgcagtcctgttttttttttcttttttcgtgttattttccatctcttttgtgtcgctgttcgagtgcatggggtgattggtcattataaataaataatggcatcagtagtgcggtgcctgtgtggacgcgcagtcctgttttttcgtgttattttccgtctcttttatgtcgctgttcgagtgcatggggtgattggtcattataaataaataatggcatcagtagtgcggtgcctgtgtggacgcgcagtcctgttttttcgtgttattttccgtctcttttatgtcgctgttcgagtgcattgggtgattggtcattataattaaataatggcatcagtagtgcggtgcctgtgtggacgcgcagtcctgttttttcgtgttattttccgtctcttttatgtcgctgttcgagtgcatggggtgattggtcattataattaaataatggcatcagtagtgcggtgcctgtgtggacgcgcagtcctgtttttttttttttcgtgttattttccgtctcttttatgtcgctgttcgagtgcatggggtgattggtcattataattaaataatggcatcagtagtgcggtgcctgtgtggacgcgcagtcctgttttttcgtgttattttccgtctcttttatgtcgctgttcgagtgcatggggtgattggtcattataattaaataatggcatcagtagtgcggtgcctgtgtggacgctcagtcctgtttttcgtgttattttccgtctcttttatgtcgctgttcgagtgcatggggtgattggtcattataattaaataatggcatcagtagtgcggtgcctgtgtggacgcgcagtcctgtttttttttttttcgtgttattttccgtctcttttatgtcgctgttcgagtgcatggggtgattggtcattataattaaataatggcatcagtagtgcggtgcctgtgtggacgcgcagtcctgttttttcgtgttattttccgtctcttttatgtcgctgttcgagtgcatggggtgattggtcattataaataaataatggcatcagtagtgcggtgcctgtgtggacgcgcagtcctgttttattCCATGCGTGCTCGGCAGGCCTATGCGTAGTACTCCCAACCTCGTGGCAGTGGTGCGACCAAGTAGGCACTGTTGACCTTCTTTGATGACGTAGAACGTCGCGGGTTCTTCGATTGTGTCACCTTCGTCATCAATCGTAACGGTCGCATCAAATTTGCCCACAGTAGTTAGCGGCTTGGCTTGAGAGCCGTATGGCAGGAAAATTTCCTCGCAGTTCGTCTGCTGGTTCGAGGCGCGGACACCGTTCTCCTTTAAGTACTTCCAAGATCTCTCGTCGACGATGTTCTTTTTGCATCCCGAGTCCACCAACACGTGGAGCAGTACTCCACCCACTCTCAGCCAGATCAACTCATCTTGATCTCCGATGTTGAAGATGAAGTTCTCTGGAGGTTTGTCGTCGTTTTCCCTGACTTCCCGGATTCGTTCTGGTTTCCAACGCTTGCTCGGGCCGGCCTCAATCTTGAACTTTCGCTTTGGAGCGGTGAGACACATTACAGCAAAGTGCCCTTGCCGTTtgcctgttttttcgtgttattttccatctcttttgtgtcgctatttgtgtacatggggtgattggatttcttctgattcgtgttgttttcatctcttttgtgtcgctgttggtgtgcatggggtgattggtcttcttcttcttcttttttctttgtttttagttcgcgcgttcgttggccaatgagtttatttttgttctctttacatagttttcgatagaaacgatccgaattctttttttttcgagacaagcaagtcgtattgctggattaagtcctttctatatcatcgatgatcggaaggcacgccgacgaatatgttttaaggcttatgatataaaatcattttaatgaataaagcccttcttacatcaccgttgatcggaaggcacgccgacgaagaatttctggaggatcgcggtcgaattaatactatatttaaaattctagatagctatctttcggattcgattgtgagtagcgggacttcgcggttactatgcaacgtatttttggagtctttttatattttaaatttataagtccttcttttatcatcgttgataggaaggcacgccgccggttaagttcgtttaagttattgttttaatttcattacaatcggttacgtggtgtcctgttttcttttcgtttatattcgttgatcgtaataatttattccaactggcagctttagtattaactcatctactatttttgacatttgctcgcgttatcttaattgtaccaacagtaaaaatatactgataagtccagcccatagcactaccactcggttggcacgcgttcgattaaaacaaactttttaaataatcaattatttatctttccgcagccggctgcctaagatttaaaatttcaaccgataaacaaaatgctcatggtcacatcactgccactcgtgaatcctgacctcatacccatctactaaccccctcaaaactcacgtgatactttgtcggagaagcagtcgattgggcggtctctatcactcaagtatcggactaacattcccatccacttccccgtgaccctaccactggtcgtggccggcgccggtattgatcagcatgataggggcctttgagaagttgcgaagcgaggaaagatagcacccacttatcttccacggctcgtggatgtaacttctggaggtcctggtcaataacggagtagcaactgcgggtgggcacctatgcttatgctttaaTCCTAAAAAGCTCCGTACTTCTTCCGGCGTCGACGGGGCCCGGAAATTCTGCAGGGCTTCCACTTTGCTTCCGCACGGTTCAATGCCTTCCGAAGAGATCGTGTGACCCAGAAATTGAAGCTTGGAAGTTTTGAACAAACATTTGCCTTGGTTGAGTAGAATTCCTCGATCGTGCAGCGTGTTCAGCACCGCCCGCAGGACGTCGTCGTGTTCCTTTTCCGTCGCACCAAAGATGAGGATGTCGTCGATATAATTCACTACGTTTTTGCTGTAGGGGCTCAGGATTTGCTCCATGATGCGCTGGAAGACCTCAGAAGCGATCACGATTCCGTACATGAGGCGCTTGTACCGGAAAAGACCCACGTGGGTGATGAACGTGGTTATGTATCTGCTCTCCTCTTTAAGCTCCACCTAATATTAATGTGTGTTGGTGTTACTCTTTGTGCATAAACTGTCCGTCTCtgcttatatatttttttgttatttcttacCTGGTGGAACGCTTCCTTAATGTCGAGACGGCTGAAATACTTCGCAGTCGTAAATCTTGGGAGGAAATCTTCAATAGTCGGCATGATGTGTCGTTCCCGAAGGATTGCCGTGTTCGCCCTGCGCATGTCGACGCACAACCGGAGATCTCCATTGTCCTTGAGGACAGTTACTAGTGGCGAGACCCACTGACACCCCCCTTCAACTGGTTCGATGATGTCACCTGCCAGGAGTGCCTTGATCTTGTCTTCAATCCGAGATTGCAACGCAATGGGCGGCCGACGCGGGTGCTGGCAGATGGGTGTTACGGATTCGTCAATCGGAATTTGGACCTGCACCCCGCTGATTTTCGGAAATGGGTGCTTCTCTTTCGGTCCAACTGCATTTATTCCATGCGTGCTCGGCAGGCCTATGCGTAGTACTCCCAACCTCGTGGCAGTGGTGCGACCAAGTAGGCACTGTTGACCTTCTTTGATGACGTAGAACGTCGCGGGTTCTTCGATTGTGTCACCTTCGTCATCAATCGTAACGGTCGCATCAAATTTGCCCACAGTAGTTAGCGGCTTGGCTTGAGAGCCGTATGGCAGGAAAATTTCCTCGCAGTTCGTCTGCTGGTTCGAGGCGCGGACACCGTTCTCCTTTAAGTACTTCCAAGATCTCTCGTCGACGATGTTCTTTTTGCATCCCGAGTCCACCAACACGTGGAGCAGTACTCCACCCACTCTCAGCCAGATCAACTCATCTTGATCTCCGATGTTGAAGATGAAGTTCTCTGGAGGTTTGTCGTCGTTTTCCCTGACTTCCCGGATTCGTTCTGGTTTCCAACGCTTGCTCGGGCCGGCCTCAATCTTGAACTTTCGCTTTGGAGCGGTGAGACACATTACAGCAAAGTGCCCTTGCCGTTTGCACTTCGCACACTGCCTGTCCCGAGCCGGACAGTTCTCATCCAAGCTTGTGTGACCCGAGTAGCCACAGCGGGTGCAATTCGGTTGCGGCCGTCTTTGCGGCCGATTCTGGATCTTGTTGACGTTCGACGTCGCGTCTGAATCGTCCGATAGGCCCTGGCCTATTGCAAGCGCTTGTTGTTTGATGGATTCGTGAGAGCTGATGATCTTGGCTGCTTCATCAATGTTCAGATCTTTCACCTGGAGGAGTTTCTCCTTGAGGTCGCTGGGGGCAAACAGTATCACTTTGTCTATGACACTGATGGCGCGACTTTCCTCCACCGTGCTTCCGAAATTGCATTTGCTGGCTTGGTCTGTGCATCGTATCATGAATTTTTCGAGCGACTCGCCCACGGATGTTCGTAACGTCCAGAAAACGTTCCTCTCGAATGTTTCATGCTGTTTTGGTGCGAAGTAGTTGTCCAGTTTCTCAATTGCAACCTCGAACGGGTCGACCGTCCTTGAACCCTCGACATCTGCTCCCGGGATCGTGCTGAAGACCTCTTGTAAGTCGGGCCCGGCTTTTGCCAGGAAGATGTTCTTGATCCGCGTTCTGTCTCTCTCCCCCGTAGCAGAAACTACATACATGAAGTGGCGTTTGTATTTGATCCACTCGGACCGGACCTCATTCCACGGCAGGGCCTTGAATTTGAACGGTGGTATGTCCCACTTGTCCATCCTCTAAAGCGAAGAAATTAATTCTTATCAGAATTTTCGTAAATCAATCAATTTGCCTAATAAGTACCGTTTTCTGTTTGACGACTTTCCACTTCCGTCGGGCGGAATGTGCTTGCTTTCGGGGTTGTACCTCTCCGCTGGTCGCCTTTGCGAACTACGCCACTGGGCTTGCCAACTTGGTGGCTTCGAAACTCGGCTGCCTTTGCAGCTGGGACTACTGCCAACCACCTTTGTGATTGCTTTTCGACTGAGCTTTTAGCTCAAGCTCGGGCCACTCCGGCGGCCTCGACTgtaattgaaaagaaaaaaacccgCAACGTTAGCCAAACTTTCTCCCTTGTTTTCTTAACCTCACTTTTGGTAAGCTTCGTTAATCCCtccccaaaaataaaaattgctgaaaatctCATGAATTTCTCTCCCCTCTCAAAGACTAGTAGCGTATACTTTACCTCGTCGCCATATGTACTATCCGAccgtcaaataaataaatgaaacaagCAATTACCTTCTGATACCAAATTGCCGTTTATTCTCCGCGTGTTCTCCTATCCGATCAATCCTCTTCCCCCCTGTGTCTGACAGTTCCCCCTAacgctctccctctctctctcttaccTCGAGCACGTCAGGGACGTACTCAGTTCCCACAGTGTtcaaacacgcaatacatgcacacgtagataactctatcccACTCTTACACAACGATAACCAAACGATAACTGTCACCAGAGCAAGtgggatagactgtttgtttacattaatGGTTTCgtcattttaaaaagttactaaGGAACTATTTAGGACACAGGGCCAGTACGCAGATCGAAAAGGAAAGGAGTCAAGAAACatttttacgaacagcagaacaacgaAGCGATTTTTGGGGGGGTTTTCTACAccatctctggcttgctttcgctgctgttgttgcccatttgaaattttccttgaCTGGTTTCTTACCAAGTGCATACACTGCTTCAAGTGGTAGAAATCTCCCAGTTACGACAATCTAGCACAGTTCTAACAAAGCTGgaaattcttacagcattctagcagaaatgctccaccgttctagcagaaCCAGCtgctgctagaatatttcgtgactgggctggCTGgaccaacatttgaaaggggtggTACTACATTGCGGTCTTTCTCCCCATTTAAACACATGCACCATTCGAATCGAAAATTTGCCACCATTTCAACATGCTTCTTGCATAGTTCTTGGGcagactggtcatgtgtaacataacctccatcggctcatttttttttaaaggtcctataagcgaggggcgtgacaatccaaaataattaaataatttaattaattaactgcAGAAATTAACGAATTAacgcaaaattaatttttgtttacgatcaaaacatcgccacctctttttacaccacaTTGAACCAGTTTGACATTGCGagcgtttgtttttgttgtttttgttgtcagAGAGAAGTGCCTACAGGAGAAcgcgcaaaaaaagaaaaagagacCGAGGACACGGTGAAGAAGGGATTCCTGGGACCACTCCAGCTGCTCGGTAAATAGCTTCAGCCAAGGCGCCCCCGCTGGTCGGCGGTCGATTCAGAAGACGTTTCTGTGGATGAGGCCAACAACATGCAGGACATTTGAGTAAGTTTTCAGTGGAGGATTCCTAATTCCAGGGGTAACTCCTTATTCCTATTTCAGACTTCTTCAAGGTGAACGACCAACATCAGAAGAACGATTCCACGCATGTTTCGATGAGCAAAGACCGCCTCCGCGACGTTACCAATCGCCATCCTGATCTTCATCGACCTTATCGGTTGAAACTTGTCCTGTTTCCGTGGGACAGTCCGCGGGACTTCTGAACCTTATGACGGCTGGGAAGCCTCACGGCCGAGCTGCGAGAAAACGCGCCACAACAGATCGTTCAACCAGTGCTGGCCCCTCTGCCAGCTGACGACCCGGACAGTTCCAGCGGAAATGAACTTAGCTATCTTGAGACTCTAGTGGCGGTCACAGTCGAAATGGAACGTGAGATGTTGagattaaaaaagtaaaaataaaaatagttgaaaaatgaaactcgAATAAAATTGAACTCTAAGCGAGACTCAAAGGTTTCTTAAAATTGGGGAGCATAAACACAAGCAGAAGATTCTTTATTTGATGTTTCAGATCAAACAATTGCATGCAGCTGAATAAAAAAGCACTacaaaaatgcacaatttttgttTGTGGATAAAACGCCAAAGCAACCGGCAGCAGCCATCCGGCGATGTTGCCACGAAGAAATCCTCATTCAAAGAGACCGAATCCCATGTCGTCATCATCCTCGGATTCGAACTCTTTTCCTTCTTTTGCTCTATTCTTCTCCTTGGCGGCAGCGGCCAGGGCAGCACCACCGGACGGCATCCAGGAGAGCTTTTCGCGGCGGGTAGCGAATCGCTACTAGCGATCAGTTTCACGACGGACTTGCCCTTCAGCTCGTTGACCAGCTTGGTGACTCGGGTTGAGTCGGCCTCGATACCGACCGAGCTCAGGACCTTCTCGATGTCGGGTTTCGACGGAACGGCAAGGAGACATGCGCAACTGCGGCGAACAGGCCCAACAGGAAGTTCAGATGAATACGGTCAAGACCTCTATGGTCGTTATAAGCTGCCGGTTTTCCGAGAATCCGAAATCTTCGATGGAAACTAGATGCGGAAATGGACGATGGATCACCTTTTGCAGCTTCTAGCAACAGAAATTTACTGATTCCTTCCGGAAACATtcgcaaaaacaaattgaaaacaaaaaaaaactgatcagcTTTGCCAAATTTGTGACCAAGATCAAATAATCAACACAAACTTGACAGGAGGGTGCGCGAAGGAGACGCaaaacaaatcaatgttttcgacAAAGCAGGTTGGGCGCTGTCAAATGtaagttgacaagaggaatttaattccttaatacATTAAATGCGCAAATTAAATATATTAAGGCCAGTTTCGCGCCCCTcgcctataagctattgtgtttcatatgtttaaaggacctattcaaaaagacTCTAAATGTTAAACagtacaatttattaaaaattattacttttattgcatgaactgtttgataaacttgataaactcaaaaaaaaaatctaaccatccacattaacgacccccgggtcttttgtggtctctattgcaagtttctgctcgatcctaggagtccgaaggcttgaatggggagagcacccaaacctctttctactcgaaggaaccttccatcccagtgtttgaactgacgaccttcggattgtgagtccaatcgccgccagcgattccactggagtaggcttggtttggtgtgttgtttgtacttaggctggtacaaatatttttaaaagtttttgtcaccccccccccccctacaaaattggcccgaaaaatcagggggcaaaaaaaatatttttaaactaaacttcaaaatttcaatgaaaattcaagtgcaaccaactgagatcaaattaaaatacattctcctgcgtttaaaatcatttttagcatgtttgggtttattgaaaaatcttatgattttttgaaaattttcgatgcaaaatatttttttcgatacaatttttgtttttgtcagat
Protein-coding sequences here:
- the LOC119766250 gene encoding uncharacterized protein K02A2.6-like, producing the protein MAKITAKETVLRLDKIFTRLGYPQTITLDNAKQFVGVEIQEYCKTHGIYLNHSAPYWPQENGLVEKQNRSLLKRLKISHALNRDWKQDLREYLVMYYTTPHSTTGKTPTEMMYGRTIRSKIPAISDIDGVPLNTEEADRDRILKQKGKENEDARRNARRSSISTGDTVLMQNLLPGNKLTTTFSPTEYTVVSRDGPRATIHDSSSGKSFERNVAHLKRIGKPVAEDEFTCEAGAVENSVDVRAGDIGHSNPIVGDELQVFVDSEEPEPEQPRKSIRPLKKPARWADYVSS
- the LOC119766251 gene encoding uncharacterized protein K02A2.6-like; the protein is MDKWDIPPFKFKALPWNEVRSEWIKYKRHFMYVVSATGERDRTRIKNIFLAKAGPDLQEVFSTIPGADVEGSRTVDPFEVAIEKLDNYFAPKQHETFERNVFWTLRTSVGESLEKFMIRCTDQASKCNFGSTVEESRAISVIDKVILFAPSDLKEKLLQVKDLNIDEAAKIISSHESIKQQALAIGQGLSDDSDATSNVNKIQNRPQRRPQPNCTRCGYSGHTSLDENCPARDRQCAKCKRQGHFAVMCLTAPKRKFKIEAGPSKRWKPERIREVRENDDKPPENFIFNIGDQDELIWLRVGGVLLHVLVDSGCKKNIVDERSWKYLKENGVRASNQQTNCEEIFLPYGSQAKPLTTVGKFDATVTIDDEGDTIEEPATFYVIKEGQQCLLGRTTATRLGVLRIGLPSTHGINAVGPKEKHPFPKISGVQVQIPIDESVTPICQHPRRPPIALQSRIEDKIKALLAGDIIEPVEGGCQWVSPLVTVLKDNGDLRLCVDMRRANTAILRERHIMPTIEDFLPRFTTAKYFSRLDIKEAFHQVELKEESRYITTFITHVGLFRYKRLMYGIVIASEVFQRIMEQILSPYSKNVVNYIDDILIFGATEKEHDDVLRAVLNTLHDRGILLNQGKCLFKTSKLQFLGHTISSEGIEPCGSKVEALQNFRAPSTPEERKFKIEAGPSKRWKPERIREVRENDDKPPENFIFNIGDQDELIWLRVGGVLLHVLVDSGCKKNIVDERSWKYLKENGVRASNQQTNCEEIFLPYGSQAKPLTTVGKFDATVTIDDEGDTIEEPATFYVIKEGQQCLLGRTTATRPCARIERWLLRLQSFRFHVKYRKGAGNIADPLSRLVQHSSSEDFDTVNQFMILAVCQSVAIDIHELDQATKSDSILEAVKQCIRTGNWSSSTITVDTRK